A window of Bactrocera dorsalis isolate Fly_Bdor chromosome 4, ASM2337382v1, whole genome shotgun sequence genomic DNA:
cGTTAAGCAAGCTGGAAAattgttctctccataatttctGTATGCTGTGGGCAccagtaactagatcacctctgtTAATTCTGGGGTCTAATTCcaatatttcgaaattattcGGAACAATTAAGAAAGGGCTATGTTCGAGTTAATCGAATCGAACTAGAACCAAATCGAGGGaaataccagtgtgacactttcaaaaacaattttcatctcaagccgccaataaaatttgtgcagtttatgaacccgatacagtttccatttccaccgcacaacgatggtttcaacgttttcgttctggtgtagaggtggtcgaagatgcgccacgctccggaaggcctgtcgtcgaaaattgcgataaaatcgctgaattggtcgaaagagaccggcatagtagcagccgtagcatcggtcaagagctgggcatgagtcatcaaaaattcatttcaatttcaataaaaataaaaaaaatttaataaaaataccgcaaaacttttttgacaacccaatatatgagtgaaactttaaaagcgtttttctcgaaacggcatttttcaaaattgctgacatcataattCAACGAGAAAAtaaccgatcgacttcaaattaaaactgagtattggtgaatatatttactatacaagtacaatgacctacgatctttttgattggttaaaaattgtcaatttggcattaaaagaACGACcatttttttacctaaaaaaaccgattttttttaaactacgccattttgttaatttttgatattttccaaAGATCGTAGGTATTATAATTGTATAGAAAATAAGTATCTTTATGTTTAatcaactttttgaattttttttgtctcaggtactcattcggccggaaacATTTCCCAAAATCGAAGAAAAGAAGATCGCGTATACTGAGTAGCGTATACTTGTATGACATTTTCACTTGGTAGAAGTTGAGGCTGCCGCAGTGATGAGAAGAAAATCCAATATATCAAtccaataatatcaatatccaAGTGAGTAAATCTATATAATCCTTATGTAATATATGCGAATATTTATGTTTGAATAACAAGTACAACTAAAACCCGAAAATCGGCAGTTAAATGCTAAATAACCGCTGGGCAAACAACGCTACCTTTGTACATCATTCAAACTCAAACTTGTGAAGCGTAAGCGcttaatcattattttttacacCTTGACCATGCCATCACTCAAACAAATGTACCTGCCAAGTCCGCGGGCAAAATAATCATCCAAAATGCAGCTCTGCCAAGCAAAGCAAATCATCAGTTGGCAAGACTGCTGTGAAAATTCCGTTCATCATTTGagtttgcaataaataatacaaCGATTATTCGttgaattgtttaaatatttagttaacATTGATTTCTTACCGTTATTACCGCGTGGCGCACAGCCATTATCGCTGTCATAATGaacgtaattataatttttgcaattactCACACTTTTGTTTATGATGTGTGTGTTGATTTTTAACcgatttgtttatatttccCTCACTTCGGTTGTCTTTTATGATTACGGTATTATTAATTTGCTTGAGCTCTTGTATGTAGCTGAGTGCGCtgctattaaaaaatcaaatcatgCACTCTTGTATTGAAATTTGAGGTGTTTTCTTCATCTTTTTCTGAATTCGGTGGCAACGAAGGGTTCGCAAAATGAgtgagatatgtatatatagtatgcagGTGCTTAGTGAGAAACGTCTACTATGAATTTCTTTAtgatatatgcaaaatttcagatcgatatcttcaGAACTGAAGGAATAGTTCacgtatatacaaacagaagaaaccgacgtttccttctgagtGTCATAACCTTCGTGGCAAGACTATTTTACCTTGTTCGGAGTATAAAATCAAAATGTAGTTACACATCGAAAGGTTATGTTTGCGTTTTTGACAAAACCTATCAAAGTCTACGGGTTTGATGGTTTTGAAAACTAAAAGGCAGTCTTTTGCGTGAAAATTAAATATCGCGATTTATTTTGTCTTTCTTTCCGTAACTTTTCTGtttcgatatattttttatgaatgttCAACTGTTATAATTTTATCACACACCCTAtaacaacaaattgaaaataccGATAtggtaaataataattattcgaTAACatagcatatttttaaatttgttttgtttcaaatacattttGTACGAATAAGCTATCAATCaacatattttctattatttttgtttcaaatataacaaaaatgtataaatgtcGTCCCACCGGCGAGTGGATGAGCTATGATGCTAATATACCAACACCAAAATCTGTTACACATGAAATGCTTGAGGCCGGACGAAAAGCGACATCAAACATACGCATCATCGCCAGAAAGCAACTCAACTTTCAATCCTATCCCATGAACGACTTCCGCTTTGATTTGCTGCACTTCGATAAGCCTAAAGAATTTCAGAGTGTTTCAACCTACAAACGTGACTATGTGGAACCATTGCCATCGAAGTGCAAGCCGAAAAACGTACATGATGTAGAATCACCGGATCCACTTTTCAACCGTAGAACCGTGAACGATTTTGAAATGGTGCCTTGGGTGGATACAAAGTTTATGGACGACAAAGTTTTTAATATCTCAGAGTCACGAAGAAAAATCAACTTCTTTAGGCAATTGCGGAATCGGAGtttccaattttaaaaaatttgcaataaattggaattaaaatggATTTctatacataataataatataatactacatacacatttttggtaaatatataaataaattttatattgattgAATGAAGTTAATAAAACctttcttgtttacataccagTTATACATATACGTCTAATAGTTGAAGCACAATCCCGTAGCGTATTTCTTACGGAAGCTTGAGTTTTGCAGTGGCGGATATAGGAAACCAATTTTGTACAAGCGTACAAACCACTTTGTATGCTAAGCCACAAACACTAAACACtttcattttgaaaactaaACCAATGAACTCATTTTACAGTTAGTTGTACATACTCTACAATACTTTTTGACTGTTTAATGCACttcaaacatatttaaaatattataaaatagaaatttattacattttcaagTTAATTAATCGAATTTTCCAGACTTTCATCCCGCCGTTAAACATTAAAACAACATTCGCGACCCCTACCGGTACAATGGAGACTAGCTGCGTTTCATAAGCACGCAGTGTTGCATGTAAAGTTATCAAATATTCCAATTAGAATTTTAATAGTTAAATATAAATCGCTTGCTTTTGTGCACGTGGTGGgcttttaaattaacaaatttttttggccaGAATTgcacattaatatttttcagctaaaatatatgcttttattgcagaaaaataattaaaaatttgaattaatacTTTCCATTAGCAATACAACATCGGCAATCGTACAGTTTACGAAAGCACTCATCGCAACACTGTTCCCGTCGAGTGGGAAAAGTTTGTTTCGCCAATTGACATTTTCTTTTTGGGAGTTTTGTTCGAAAACTGTAAAATTCTAGTAAGTCGagtgaaattttttgaacaacTTCAAAAGAGGCAGAATCTTAAAAACATAAACTCAAATAAATTGTGTTTAGAAAGCCCGCTAAAGTACACATTGAAGTGCAGCAGAAAATTTGCTACAAAGAAGTGTGTGAGTGAAACATTAATAACAAGCGACGCCATCGCAAAAGTAAGTGTAGTGGGAAAATTGAAGgaacacaaaaagaaaatacGCATACATTTTCCATTTCCAAAGACGTGCCGATCCAAAGTGACGCTTTTTACACGGCGCAAGTTtgatttgtattgaaaacttttgtgTGCTGTTGTGGGTGCTGAAAGCGATAGTGCTCAAGGTAAAGGGTAACCAAAAAAGCGATAGACGCACAAATATCCGTACATAGGAAAATTTGTATTGTCAGCTAGTTGAGTTGCACAAGACGAACCAACAAATAAAACACAagagcaaaacaaaagcaagtgGAAAGTAAGAGCATCGACAGCATCACACAGCATACGTAGCATTAGTAGACACAACATTTACAGAAATCGAAAGTCATAACCATGAGTTCGGTAAGTACACCTTAAAGCTACAAGTTGATTGTCTTAtgcaaattatatatacaacttttatttttcatatttctatgcTACAGATATCAAATGTGGAAAATCTGTCACCACAGACAATTCGTCAAGTAATGAAGGAAATGCAGCAGATGAGCGAAACACCATTAGAGGGcatcaaaatacaaataaatgacGCTGATGTAACTGACATTCAAGCGTTAATCGAAGGTCCTGGTAagtatatgttcatatgtgcattgcatacaaacaaatactagTTTCGGTGACTCCCTTGCAATGCAATGCAtgctttttgtaaaaaaacgtGACAAATAAGAAAAATCAATGCAAACTGCCCTTGATACGCATGTCGTTTGGCCTTGTCGCAAAGTTTCTTGGAATGCGTGCATATGTGATAAATATaggcttaaattttttaacgtttttctttATATAGTTGTAATACTATTTTATATTCGTTGTAGCTGGAACCCCATACGCTGGTGGCGTTTTTCGTGTTAAGCTAACACTCGGAAAAGATTTTCCGCAATCACCGCCAAAAGCCTTTTTccttacaaaaatttttcatcCAAATGTGGCGGCTAATGGTGAAATTTGCGTAAACACATTAAAGAAGGATTGGAAACCTGATTTGGGTATTAAACATATATTGCTCACCATAAAATGCCTTCTTATTGTACCAAATGCTGAATCTGCGCTAAACGAAGAAGCTGGTAAACTGCTACTGGAGCGTTATGATGATTACTCGCAGCGTGCAAAAATGATGACGGAAATTCATGCGCAGGTTGGTATTTAGCTCGTGTATTAAAACTATGGatataaaaatcaattgttGAAAGACTCTTGGGAAATGTACGCGGGCCTACTACGTATAGATGtgatgatttttttgttttagcgtaaaaaaatgtttggatgGCTTTTGTCCTGATCGAGGGAACATCGAACCTGAGTCTCTTAGAAGCGTGTGTTCATacagcatttaaaaatatttcagtaccGTCCTTTCCCGTGTTGTTAGTCATGTCATAGTATacgattttttgatatttcaaaacCAATAATCccttaaacatatacatacatataaacataaaatagtAATACTTTTCTTCCATTTTATAGCCCGCAAAAGGTGCCGCCAGTGGTGACGCGAAAGATGATGATGGTCCCTCCTCTAAAAAACATGCTGTCGACAAAAAACTGCAGgacaagaaaaaagaaaagctaATCAAAGAGAAGAAACGTATGTTGAAGCGGTTATGAGGCGGTAGTTGTATATGTATTGAGCCTTTACCAAAGGGCGGTAACACAACAAGTCACCTTAGCGttcaattcttaaaaaaattaacaaaagcaAACTAAGCCAAAACATCCAAGAAGCATTAAGTGGCAAATGCAAGTACAGAAGCAACGGCAACAGGAGCAGCATTAGCAATTATAATTAATACCCAAttgcaataataattataacaacagaaacataataataataacagtgtTAAAGAATGCAGAGGAGAGCAGTACAGCTCTAACCACAGCTCTAActaacaacacaaaaaatcacTCCACacatgttataaaaaaaaaagaaatcagtGTGAAACGGTATATTCACTATGTACGCTATTTATACATATGCTACAAGTTTCGTCTGTTGCTGGAATAACAGTAGAcatgtgcatttcttttatttctttaatttggcACATTTTAAATGGAATGGATTATCATTACAATAgctttatgttttattaatgaattaatttgGACACGATACCGTAGGCATCACATAAACAAGacacacacataagtatatacactTTTCTTAATTGAGCCATGttcgataaatatttaaatataattttgtgtaaTTCTTCTTAGCTTTCTCCTTTGAAATTAGTCAGG
This region includes:
- the LOC105224978 gene encoding uncharacterized protein LOC105224978, which produces MYKCRPTGEWMSYDANIPTPKSVTHEMLEAGRKATSNIRIIARKQLNFQSYPMNDFRFDLLHFDKPKEFQSVSTYKRDYVEPLPSKCKPKNVHDVESPDPLFNRRTVNDFEMVPWVDTKFMDDKVFNISESRRKINFFRQLRNRSFQF
- the LOC105224979 gene encoding ubiquitin-conjugating enzyme E2 S, whose translation is MSSISNVENLSPQTIRQVMKEMQQMSETPLEGIKIQINDADVTDIQALIEGPAGTPYAGGVFRVKLTLGKDFPQSPPKAFFLTKIFHPNVAANGEICVNTLKKDWKPDLGIKHILLTIKCLLIVPNAESALNEEAGKLLLERYDDYSQRAKMMTEIHAQPAKGAASGDAKDDDGPSSKKHAVDKKLQDKKKEKLIKEKKRMLKRL